A part of Brassica rapa cultivar Chiifu-401-42 chromosome A05, CAAS_Brap_v3.01, whole genome shotgun sequence genomic DNA contains:
- the LOC103829639 gene encoding kinesin-like protein KIN-4A, which translates to MESSNCAMVEATIGDSREIDEEAKEWEHKLLQSSMDKELHELNRCLEEKESEMLLFDGYDPAALKQHFGRKLPRWRMKRDLFREERNRLLAGIENLASVGEVQKLQNVHAQNLKSLEVQLQNLKKKQENHCQLLKQKQKSDDAARRLEEEFYPSRHRRFSCNIE; encoded by the exons ATGGAGTCCTCCAATTGTGCTATGGTTGAAGCCACAATAG GTGATTCAAGGGAAATAGATGAAGAGGCAAAGGAGTGGGAGCACAAACTCTTGCAAAGTAGTATGGATAAAGAGTTGCATGAACTGAACCGTTGTCTTGAGGAAAAGGAG TCTGAAATGTTGCTTTTTGACGGCTATGATCCGGCTGCGCTAAAGCAACATTTTGGAAGAAAGTTGCCGAGGTGGAGGATGAAAAGAGATTTGTTCAG GGAAGAGAGAAACCGTTTGTTGGCTGGAATTGAGAACCTTGCTTCTGTTGGTGAAGTACAGAAGTTGCAAAATGTGCATGCTCAGAATTTGAAATCGCTTGAAGTACAGCTTCAAAACCTTAAGAAAAAGCAAGAGAACCATTGTCAGCTACTGAAGCAGAAACAAAAGAGTGACGACGCTGCTCGGAGGTTAGAGGAAGAATTCTATCCATCAAGGCACAGAAG GTTCAGCTGCAACATAGAATGA
- the LOC103869388 gene encoding putative F-box protein At3g20705 codes for MKTKISNLPMELLEEILSRVPVKSIVTVRSTCKSWNVLTKDQSVANKHIEKAAAAQRERVVLVITGDTNDLVLSVNPYDFHNKTFGPCINRKGILITQKNSDKVCFVQRVFHCNGLLLCIWRRNKRWLLVYNPYWGKTRWIECPIQRSYNELFAFGYDKSCGSHKIFRLSTSDNFDIYDLSCDSWKTRPHAAFHSNNVIKYTEPGVSLKGNSYWLAKDKQSGKNFLQCFDFTREGFGPRLPIPCEFFSFASLSSVKEEKVALLFKHQCGTKVDVWVTDKIEPGAVSWSKLFKVETLQLLCHGCMFGSFLIDEEKKTVVVFYIYGGCYTKSRYIIDGESGDIRQVERIGSQDSKLYNLVGCYVPSSVQV; via the coding sequence ATGAAGACGAAGATATCCAATCTTCCTATGGAATTGCTAGAGGAGATTCTCTCTAGGGTTCCGGTGAAATCCATAGTAACAGTACGATCTACTTGCAAAAGCTGGAACGTTTTAACTAAAGATCAAAGTGTTGCCAATAAGCACATTGAAAAAGCAGCAGCAGCACAACGAGAAAGGGTGGTTCTTGTGATCACGGGGGATACCAATGATCTTGTGTTAAGCGTCAATCCTTATGACTTTCACAACAAAACCTTTGGTCCATGCATAAATCGTAAAGGTATACTTATTACTCAAAAAAACTCAGATAAAGTTTGCTTTGTACAACGTGTCTTTCACTGCAACGGTTTACTGCTATGTATATGGAGACGCAACAAACGTTGGCTTTTGGTTTATAACCCGTATTGGGGTAAAACAAGATGGATCGAATGCCCAATACAACGTTCGTATAATGAGTTGTTTGCTTTTGGATACGACAAATCATGTGGTAGCCATAAAATCTTTAGGCTAAGCACCAGTGATAATTTCGACATCTACGACTTGAGTTGTGATTCATGGAAGACTCGTCCTCATGCAGCTTTTCACAGCAACAATGTAATAAAGTATACTGAACCTGGCGTGTCTTTGAAGGGAAACTCTTACTGGCTTGCTAAAGATAAGCAATCAGGAAAGAATTTCTTACAGTGTTTTGATTTTACGAGAGAGGGTTTTGGACCGCGTCTGCCTATACCATgtgagtttttttcttttgcgtCTCTGTCTTCGGTTAAAGAAGAGAAGGTTGCATTGTTGTTTAAACACCAGTGTGGTACTAAGGTTGATGTTTGGGTTACGGATAAGATCGAGCCCGGCGCTGTGTCGTGGAGCAAGTTGTTCAAAGTTGAAACGTTGCAATTACTCTGTCATGGTTGTATGTTTGGGAGTTTCTTGATTGACGAGGAGAAGAAGACCGTGGTGGTTTTTTATATTTACGGCGGATGTTACACAAAAAGTAGATATATCATTGATGGGGAGAGTGGTGATATCAGACAAGTGGAGAGAATAGGTTCTCAAGACTCGAAACTTTACAATCTTGTCGGCTGTTATGTTCCAAGCTCTGTGCAAGTCTAA
- the LOC103869292 gene encoding probable histone H2A.2, whose amino-acid sequence MAGRGKTLGSGVAKKATSRSSKAGLQFPVGRIARFLKNGKYAERVGAGAPVYLAAVLEYLAAEVLELAGNAARDNKKTRIVPRHIQLAVRNDEELSKLLGDVTIANGGVMPNIHNLLLPKKAGGASKPSGDDE is encoded by the exons aTGGCGGGTCGTGGAAAAACTCTCGGATCTGGGGTTGCTAAGAAAGCGACGTCTCGGAGCAGCAAGGCGGGTCTCCAGTTCCCCGTCGGCCGTATCGCCCGGTTCTTGAAAAACGGCAAGTACGCCGAACGTGTCGGCGCCGGAGCTCCGGTCTACTTGGCCGCCGTACTCGAATACCTCGCCGCGGAG GTTTTGGAATTGGCTGGGAACGCGGCGAGGGACAACAAGAAGACAAGAATCGTGCCGCGTCACATTCAATTGGCGGTGAGGAACGACGAGGAGCTGAGCAAGTTGCTTGGAGACGTGACGATTGCTAATGGAGGTGTGATGCCCAACATTCAcaatcttcttcttcccaaGAAGGCTGGTGGTGCTTCCAAACCTTCCGGTGACGACGAATAG
- the LOC103869294 gene encoding organic cation/carnitine transporter 4 produces the protein MESPEDNNNNVRQPLLDSPAKKAADEVERLCIDDMLQRYCGEFGRWQMKHFVLTCLAWALEAFHTMVMIFADQEPNWRCVGSDCPVGSSYCDMDPGSWEWTEGKGSSTVSEWGLVCGEKYKIGLVQALFFAGCMIGAGVFGHLSDSKLGRKGSLTVVCIINAIFGIATAFSPNYWVYVALRFLTGFSTGGVGLTAFVLATEPVGPSKRGVAGMSTFYFFSTGIALLSGIAYVFRSWRELFIVSSLPSLFFLLIVIPFISESPRWYLVRGRVDEAMELMHTIAKTNGRHIPAGVTLSLDDEEDKEGERNNVVEGSLKDVLNSPLTRIRLILAIAISFTVSIVYYGLSLNVGNLKTNLYLNVFLNAVTEMPAFAITAVLLDRYGRKPLTIGTQWFSCVFCITGFVVGGVGPWKTVRMVSGVLGIFGMAGTYNLLFIYIAELFPTVVRNAALGCATQAAQMGAILAPFVVVLGEGLPFGVFAVCGLVGGGLAFYLPETLNKPMYDTMFGMHEAESNRGRDQVC, from the exons ATGGAATCTCCGGAGGATAACAATAACAACGTCCGGCAACCGCTGCTGGATAGTCCAGCGAAGAAAGCAGCCGACGAGGTGGAGAGATTATGCATAGACGATATGCTACAGCGATACTGCGGCGAGTTTGGTCGGTGGCAGATGAAGCACTTCGTGCTGACGTGTCTTGCCTGGGCACTAGAGGCGTTTCACACCATGGTGATGATATTCGCCGATCAAGAACCGAACTGGAGGTGTGTCGGGTCGGATTGTCCGGTCGGATCTTCGTATTGCGATATGGATCCGGGTTCTTGGGAATGGACAGAAGGCAAAGGAAGCTCCACGGTGTCGGAGTGGGGATTGGTGTGCGGCGAGAAGTATAAGATCGGTCTCGTTCAAGCCCTCTTCTTCGCTGGTTGCATGATCG GTGCGGGAGTATTCGGACACCTCTCGGACTCGAAGCTAGGAAGAAAAGGCTCACTAACAGTTGTCTGCATCATCAACGCAATCTTTGGTATCGCTACAGCTTTCTCCCCAAACTACTGGGTCTACGTGGCTCTCAGATTCTTAACCGGTTTCAGCACCGGTGGTGTCGGTCTAACCGCGTTCGTCCTAGCCACAGAACCGGTTGGACCAAGCAAACGCGGTGTAGCCGGAATGTCGACGTTCTACTTCTTCTCCACCGGCATTGCGCTCCTCTCCGGGATAGCTTACGTTTTCAGGTCGTGGAGAGAGCTTTTCATAGTATCGTCATTACCGTCTCTCTTTTTCCTCCTCATCGTCATTCCGTTTATCTCTGAGTCCCCGAGGTGGTATTTAGTTAGAGGCAGAGTAGACGAGGCTATGGAGCTGATGCATACGATAGCTAAAACGAACGGCCGTCACATTCCAGCTGGTGTCACACTTTCTCTAGACGACGAGGAAGATAAGGAGGGCGAGAGGAATAATGTTGTCGAAGGATCGCTTAAAGACGTTTTAAACTCGCCTCTAACGCGGATACGGCTTATCTTAGCCATAGCAATAAGTTTCACTGTCTCGATAGTATACTACGGACTAAGCCTCAACGTAGGCAACCTCAAGACCAATCTCTACCTCAACGTCTTCCTCAACGCCGTCACAGAGATGCCAGCTTTCGCCATCACAGCGGTTTTGTTAGACCGGTACGGGAGGAAACCGTTAACCATAGGGACTCAGTGGTTCAGCTGCGTGTTCTGTATAACGGGTTTCGTTGTAGGAGGCGTCGGTCCGTGGAAAACGGTTAGGATGGTTTCAGGTGTTTTGGGGATTTTTGGAATGGCTGGAACGTACAatcttttgtttatatatatagcgGAGCTGTTTCCTACGGTGGTGAGGAACGCCGCGTTGGGTTGCGCGACTCAAGCGGCTCAGATGGGAGCGATTCTTGCGCCGTTTGTGGTGGTTTTAGGAGAGGGTTTACCGTTTGGTGTGTTTGCGGTTTGTGGGTTAGTGGGAGGTGGGCTTGCGTTTTACTTGCCGGAGACGTTGAACAAGCCCATGTATGATACAATGTTTGGGATGCATGAAGCTGAGAGTAATAGAGGAAGAGATCAAGTGtgttaa